Proteins co-encoded in one Mastacembelus armatus chromosome 24, fMasArm1.2, whole genome shotgun sequence genomic window:
- the mep1a.1 gene encoding meprin A, alpha (PABA peptide hydrolase), tandem duplicate 1 produces the protein MMMGRGLLLLVALATSYAIPLSPLVHEVYENEEDENPILNLGSDASLFEGDILVPEGRNALIDKRYRWKFPIPYILGDDLDLNAKGCVHQAFEMYRLKSCIDFKPYEGEKTYIKFEKRGGCFSSVGDQQNGQILSLGPGCDHKAVIEHELLHALGFYHEQSRTDRDDYVDIWLDQVTPGLEHNFNKYNDDYITDQNTAYDYESIMHYRPFSFNKNESIPTITTKIPEFYNIIGQYLDFSEMDTLRLNRMYNCSGPLTLLDQCGFEHASICGMIQPSSDDADWVHVKSSVSAEDHTLVGKFRDAGYFMHFSTMTGKPQDSALLESRTLYPKRKLQCLQFFYKMTGSPKDRLVIWVKMDDGTGTIRRMQKIHTLYADSDHTWKIAHIPVEVGVKFRYAFQAVRGDPSASAGGIYIDDISLTETRCPNAVWRIQNFSKIMETADTNTVIDSPRFYSPEGYGYGVRIMPLSSYTDYTGNYIGLYFHLASGENDMVMQWPAVNRQATLVVMDQDTDIKLRMSSARSLTTDMMTTSDGKLFWDNPSKVGKYDPSCDCYRGESWGWRNFIKHFDLRRRNYLKNDDLIIFVDFEDITTLIKTEVPATPKE, from the exons ATGATGATGGGTAGAGGGTTGTTACTGTTAGTGGCTCTGGCAACTTCATATGCT ATACCACTTTCTCCTCTGGTACATG AGGTATATGAGAATGAAGAGGATGAAAACCCCATCCTAAACCTGG GTTCAGATGCCAGCCTGTTTGAAGGGGATATTTTAGTTCCA gaaggaaggaacGCTCTGATTGACAAAAGATACAGATGGAAATTTCCAATCCCTTACATTCTGGGTGATGATTTAG ACCTGAATGCCAAAGGCTGCGTCCACCAGGCTTTTGAAATGTATCGGCTGAAGTCTTGTATTGACTTCAAGCCTTATGAAGGAGAGAAGACCTATATCAAGTTTGAAAAGAGAGGAGG GTGCTTCTCCAGTGTTGGTGACCAGCAGAATGGTCAGATTCTGTCTTTAGGGCCAGGCTGTGACCACAAAGCAGTGATTGAGCATGAGCTCCTCCATGCCCTGGGATTTTACCATGAACAGTCACGCACAGACAGGGATGACTATGTAGACATCTGGTTAGATCAGGTTACTCCAG GACTTGAACACAACTTCAACAAATACAATGATGACTATATAACTGATCAAAACACGGCGTACGACTATGAGTCCATCATGCACTACAGGCCCTTCTCCTTCAATAAGAATGAATCAATCCCTACCATCACCACTAAAATCCCAGAGTTCTACAACATCATTGGCCAGTACCTTGACTTCAGCGAGATGGATACCCTCAGGCTCAACCGGATGTACAACTGCT CTGGCCCTCTCACCCTCCTGGACCAGTGTGGCTTTGAGCATGCCAGCATCTGTGGGATGATCCAGCCCTCCTCTGATGATGCTGACTGGGTCCATGTCAAGAGCAGCGTTAGTGCAGAGGATCACACACTTGTAGGAAAATTCAGAG ATGCAGGGTACTTCATGCACTTCAGCACAATGACTGGGAAGCCTCAGGACTCTGCTCTACTAGAATCCCGAACCCTCTACCCCAAAAGGAAGCTCCAGTGTCTGCAGTTCTTCTACAAGATGACTGGAAGCCCCAAAGACCGGCTGGTGATCTGGGTTAAGATGGACGATGGCACAGGCACCATTCGTAGAATGCAGAAAATACACACCCTTTATG CGGACTCTGACCACACATGGAAGATTGCCCACATCCCAGTGGAGGTAGGAGTGAAATTTCGCTATGCTTTCCAAGCTGTGCGTGGTGACCCCTCTGCGTCTGCCGGTGGCATCTACATCGATGACATCAGCCTCACTGAGACCCGCTGCCCCAATGCTGTGTGGAGGATCCAGAACTTCTCCAAGATCATGGAAACAGCTGACACCAATACAGTTATTGACAGCCCTCGTTTTTACAGCCCTGAGGGCTACGGCTATGGTGTCCGCATCATGCCTTTGTCAAGCTATACAGATTACACAGGAAACTACATTGGGCTCTACTTTCACTTAGCCAGTGGGGAGAATGATATGGTGATGCAGTGGCCCGCGGTGAACAGGCAGGCCACCTTGGTGGTGATGGACCAagacacagacataaaactgaGAATGTCCTCTGCCCGCAGTCTGACTACTGATATGATGACAA CATCAGATGGAAAGTTGTTTTGGGACAATCCCTCTAAGGTGGGAAAGTATGACCCATCCTGTGATTGCTACAGAGGTGAATCATGGGGCTGGAGGAATTTTATCAAGCACTTTGACCTCAGACGGCGAAATTACCTCAAGAATGATGACCTCATTATATTCGTTGATTTTGAAG ATATAACAACACTGATCAAAACAGAAGTTCCTGCTACACCAAAGGAATAA